The DNA segment CCGGCAGCACCTACAAGGAATACACCCGACGATTCCGCAGCGGACCGGACTATGACAGGGTGGAGCTGTGGGTTGCCAAGGGCGGCGGAACCAGCGTCCTGTGCGTGGATGATTTCCAGCTCGTTACCGGGGGGCGCCCCGGCCCTCTGACGGCCCTCAGTTCGACCAACGACCTGTTCGCCAGCGCGCGGGTGCTGGCGATCTGGGGTGAGTATCTCCAGGACAAGGTGCTGAGCACAGCGAACACCACCGACGTGCTGGTGCACGGGAGCCTGAACCCCGCCACCAACCGGATGACCGTCTTTCTCATCAACAAGCAGACGGCCAGCCGCGACGCGGTGCTGGATCTGAAAAATTACGCAGCCCCGGTGTCCGCGAAGCGGCGCGTGATGAAAGGCACCCACCCCGGCGACTACATGCCCACATGGGAAGCGGCGGCGGATTGCCCGGTCGCGGCGAACAAGGTCTCCCTCACCCTGCCCGCGCTGTCGATCACGGTGTTGGATCTCGCCACGGCTCCGGTAATCACCCAATCCGCCGCCACTTCCGCGACACTCCCCCTGACCAACGCCGCGGCACCGCTCACCGTCCTCGCGGACGATGACGGCGGGGAGGCGAACCTCACCTACACCTGGAGCGTCACCGGCACTCCACCTGGGCCGGTATCGTTCTCAGACAATGGCAACAACGCCGCGAAGCATACGACCGCCACATTCACCACGCCGGGAACCTATGAGTTGCTGGTGACGGTCAGCGATCCGAGCGGGAACACCACCACCTCCGGGCTGTCCTTGGAGGTGGCCCCGTCATTCGCCCTGTGGGCCAAGGCCGCCGGACTGCCTGCAGGGCCTGCGGGCGATACGGACGGCGATGGAGTGCCGAATCTGGTGGAATATGCCCGCGGCACGGATCCGCTGGTCCATGATGCGGCCACCCACGCCAACGGCGGCATCCCCATCCAGGAAGGTGGCGATTTCATCCTCCGCTACCGCCGGGATCTCTCCAGGCCACGGCTCCAGATGGGTGTGGAGCGATCCACCAATCTCCGGGACTGGGGTACGGAGGGCATCACCGACCGGGAAACCTCCGCGGACAGCGGTTTCCAGCACCGCCAGGCGGCCATCCCCATCACCGGGGATCCGGGTTTCCTCAGGGTGCGGGTCACCGAATTGAATCCGCCGTAACTTCTGCCTGTCGTCACTTCGTTTTCCTTGCCGGGCGGCAGGCATCCCACCACGCTTCGCCCGTGGCCGAGGAGGACGATCAGGATCCCAACGACGAAATCATCCGTGCGATCGAAGCAAGGGATGGTTCCGCCCTTCTGGCCGCCGCCGGAGATGTCCACTACGCCGACCTTGCCCAGATCTACGAGGATCTGGACGACGAGGACCGGGACTTCCTGATGAAGACCATCGGGCCGGAGCTTGCCACGGACCTCGTCGCCGAACTGCCCTACCCCCTGATCGAGGAAGCGCTCGATCATTTCAAACCGGCCCAGCTCCGGGTGCTGCTCGGAAACCTCTCCGACGACGACCGGGTGGACGTCTTCCAAGTGGTCAGCGAGGAAGCGCAGGTCCGCTTCTTCAGCCTGTTGGGCCCCCGGGACAAGGAACTGACGAAGAACCTCCTGAAATACGAGGAGGACACCGCGGGCGGCCGGATGACCACCCACTGCGGCCGGATCACCGCGGATATGTCGGTGAAGCAGGCGATCACCGTGCTGCGGCGCGACCGCGAGAGCGCGGAGACACTTTCCCGCATCTTCGTGGTGGACGCCCAGGGCCGCCTGGTCGGCAAGATCCGCCTGCGCGATCTGGCCTTCAACACGTGGGACACCCCCATCCACGACATCATGCAGGACGCGGACGAGTATATCCTCGCCACCGCGGACCAGGAGGAAGCCGCGCGCATGCTTTCCAAATACGACCTCGTGGTGCTGCCCGTGGTCGATGAGTTCCACCACCTGCTGGGTGTCATCACCTATGACGACGCGCTCGAAATCGTCCAGGAAGAGTCCACGGAAGACCTTGAGAAGATCGCGGGTATCTCCGGTGAGCAGTCTGAGGTTTCCTACCTCAACACGACCGTCACCACCCAGTACAAGCGCCGCGTCGCGTGGCTGGTCGGACTGGCGTTCGTCTCCATCGCTTCCGGCTATGTGATGTTCCGTTTCAACAACGTCCTCGGCCAGGCAAAGCTGCTGTCGCTGTTCCTGCCGATGGTGGTCGCCGCAGGCGGAAACTCCGGCGGGCAGGCCGCGACCATGGTCATCCGCTCGATGGCGCTGGGAGAGATCAGCACCGGCAACGCCCTCCGTGTGGCGTGGAAGGAAACCCGCACCGGATTTTTCCTCGGCCTGTCGCTCGCGGTGGCCATCGCCGCGTTCATCACCTTCATCCTCCCCCATCTCCAGCGCGGGACGGGTGCGGATTTCGACTTCCCGCACCTCGCCGCCGCCGTCTCCGTCGCGCTCACGGTGCAGGTGCTGTCCGCCACGGTGTTGGGGGCGCTGCTACCCATCTGTGCCCGCGCCATCAAGCTGGACCCGGCGGTGGTATCCGCCCCCTCGCTGGCGTCCACCGTGGACGTCTCCGGGATGTTGATCTACTTCACCGTGGCCGCGGCAATCCTCGGACTGTGATCGCCCCCGGCCCAGGCCGGAAATGGTTTGTCATCCTGCGGCGGGCTGATTGAAAGTGAGGGATGATCGGAGAAGTGATGCTCCGGCTTCACCGCATCCCCATGAAACTCCCTCCCGCTTTCCGTATCTTGCTGATGTCCGTGTTCGCGGTGGTGAGCTGTCCCGCCAACGAAGCTGACCGTGCCATCCTGTTGGACAAGGTGAAGGAGATCAACACCGGCGGGGTTCCCGGGGGCCTCTGCGTGTTTGGTCCGGAGGCCTTCGTCGTGGTCGCGGGGAAGGAAGGAAAGGAAGGGATGCTGCCGGTGGTGGCGGCCTCCCGGATGGATGCGGGACGGGTGGTCGCGTTCGGACATGATGGCTTCCTTTCCTCGGTGGATCAGAAGGACACGGGTCGGTTGCTGGTCAACTCGATCCGCTGGGCGGCGGGAGCCAAGGAGAAGCCGCGGATCGGGCTGTTCGCGATCCACAACACGCCGCGCATGCTGGCGTTTTTCAAAGCGGCGGGAATGGAGGCGGTGAACCTGCCTGCCCAGCCGGGTCCGCTGGATCTCCGCGGGGTTGATGTGATTTGCCTGAACGGTATCGGACTGGAGGAAGGACAGGTGGATTCCATCGAAACCTGGGCGCGTGCGGGAGGCGGGCTGGTCGCGGGGGTGACCGGCTGGGGCTGGGTCCAGATCCGTGGCGGGAACGACCGTGGGAGGCTGGCCACGGACTGCGCCGCGAACCACCTGCTGAAGAAGGCGGGCATCGTCTTCAGTTCATCGACACCGGGCCGGACGGCACCGGAGGGCTATGTCACGGGCAGCGACCTGCACGCCATCCATGCAGGGGATGCACTGGATGCCCTGCTCCACCACGCGGGCGGGAGGATCCCCCTCGCCCAGGTGCACCTCACCCGTTGCGGGGTGACGCTGGGCGATGCGATCCGTTCGTTGCCACCGGACAATACGCTGCTGCGCCCCCGGCTCGACGCGCTGGCCGGAGAGGCCGGGCCTTTCATCCCTCTTCGTTCGGATGCCGTCCTCCAGCGGCTGATCCTCGCACGGGATCTGGAAGCCGCGCGGCGGGCGAAACCGGAGGAGATCAAGGCGCATGAAGCCTCCCGTGTCTTCCCCGGTGTGACACCACCGGAGGCTCCGCGGATCGAGAACCACACCGCCACACTCGATCTGTCTGTCCCCCAGTGGCAGGGACTGGGCCTTTACGCCCCCGCCGGGGAGGTGGTCCGTATTTCCATCCCGCCCGAATTCGCCGGCAAGGGTCTCGCCGTCCGCATCGGCTGCCACACGGACACGATCTGGCATCTCGATGTCTGGAAGCGTGCTCCGGAGATCTCCATGCGGAGGATCCTGAAGGAACCGGTGACTGCCATCGCCAGTCCCTTCGGCGGTCTGATCTACATCGAGATTCCTCAGGGAGGTCCGGAGATGAAGATGGAGGTCACGGTCTCCGGAGCGGTGGAGTCACCCCGGTTCGTGCTGGGGAAATCCAGTACCACGGATTGGGAAAGGATGAAAAACCTCAAGGCTCCATGGGGTGAACTGGAAACGACGAAAGTGGTGCTGAGCCTGCCGAAAGCCATTCTGGAAAAGGTCGGAGACCCACAGGCGCTGCTGGAGTTCTGGGATCGCGTGCTGGATGCGCAGGCTGACCTGAGCGCCATCCCGCATGAACGCAGGCGGCCGGAACGGATCGTCTCGGACCTCCAGATTTCCGGCGGCTACATGCACAGCGGCTATCCGATCATGACGCATCTCGATGGCAGTGCGGAGACGGCGGCGGACCTGGAGCGGCTGTCCACGGGGAGCTGGGGGCATTTCCATGAACTGGGCCACAACCACCAGCAACCGGACTGGACCTTCGATGGCACGGTGGAGGTGACGTGCAATCTCTACACGCTCTATGTGATCGAAACGCTCTGCGGAAATCCCCCGGGTCGGGGACATGAGCAGATGCAACCGCTGGTGGTGGCGGCGAAGCTGCGGCAACACCTTTCCCAGCCGGACAAGTTCAACCGTTGGAAGAAGGATACTTTCCTCGCTCTCATCATGTATGACCAGCTCCGCGCGGCATTCGGGTGGGATACCTACAAGAAGGTCTTCGCGGAATACCGCACGCTGGCAAAGGACGAACGTCCGAAGAATGATGATGAGAAGCGCGACCAGTGGATGGTCCGCTTTTCAAAGGCAGCGGGTAAGAATCTCGGCCCGTTCTTCGAGGCATGGGGAGTGCCTACCAGTGAAGCGGCCCGCCAATCCATCGCGGACCTGCCAGGGTGGATGCCGGGTGGGTAGTGGAGGAAGGTGAATGGAGCGCGGACTTCAGTCCGCCCCGGAGCATCGGTTCTCTGCAAAGCCAAGCGGACTGAAGTCCGCGCTCCGTTCGTCTCCCGGCAGCGGGAAGTCATATGAATTCCGCTACCCGTGTGAAGCGGATGGAAAATTGGAGGGGCGCACGCCGTCGCCCACATCAGAACTTCAACAGCCGGTCCGCTTCATTCAGAAGGAAACCGGCATCCTGGAACGGGTCGTAGCTGATTTCCATCCAACGCATCCGTCCCGATCCATCGATGAGGAACGTGCCGTGGAGTGGCTTTTCCTCGAAGTCATCATAACATCCCCAATCCTTGAACACCTTCAGATCCGGGTCGGCGAGGAGCAGCAAGCCGCCGCTTTTCGATTTGTCCGCCGTCTTCCGCAGGCCCATGGGTTCCTCACTGCCGATGGCCACCAGCTCGATCCCCCGCTTTGCGAACTCTTCGGCCCGCTTCGCGAAATCCGTCAACTGTTCCATGCAATGAACGCAATCACTGCCCAGATAGAAGACCACGACCACAGGCTTCCCGCGCAGCCCGGACAATCCGTGCATCGTTCCCTCCACATCCGCCAGATGGAAATTCCGGCTCTCCGTGGGCTCCCACAGCAGCGGTCCCATCGTGGCCATCTCCGGCCTTTTCCCCACATCCTTCCTGACCTCGGGGGCAAGCCGCCATTCCTTGGGAAAGCCAAGTTCAACGGCCAGTGCATCCATTCTCGCCGATATGGCCAGATCACGGTCCATCGCCGCGCCCCGCTTCCCAAGCGTCTCGAAATGCTTTTTCGCGCTGCCCGTCTTTCCGGCGGCTGCCAGCACATCCACCCGGACGGCCAGTCCCATCGCGTCCTGCGGCAGCTTGCCAGCCACTTCCACCGCCTTCTCCTTGTCCCCGCGTTTCAGGTGGTATCTCACCAGCCGCTCGGCGGGTGTGTCCTTCGCTTCATCCAGCAGTTTCGCGATCTCCTTGCCGTCGGCGTCCTTGTTCATCGCGACAAGCGCGGCCAGCTCCGCCTTCGCTTGCTTCACGAGTTGCCGGGCGTCGGGTAATTTCTTCCCCTGTTCATCCACTCCCGGTTCCTTGTCTCCGATCTTGTTCCGCAGCTTTCCCAGCTCCGCCAGGCAGCTCTCCAGCCGGGTCCAGTCCGCCAGGAAATACGCTGCCACGCCCGTGGAGCGCAGACGCACGATCTCATGCAGATCAATGTCCGCCGGGTCCAGCCAGCGTGAGCCTTCCAGCGAGATCACCTCATCCCATTTTTCGAATTTGAGCAGTGTCTCGATCAGCCGCGTCCTGCCGTGGGATGCCACATGCTTCGGGTTCTCCAGGGTGTTCGACTTCGGATGGCGCGGCACTTCCACCATGTTTCTGGCGAGGGCCATCGCCTCCCCCGCCCTGCCTTGCTCCCTGAACGTCCTCACCAGCCATTCCTGATTGTGCGCGTAGTTGTGGATCTGGTCCGGCCGGATCCCTGTCCGCGCGATATGACCATGGTCCACCCGTGACGATGCTTCCTGGTGCCACGCCGCGTCTTCATGGCGGCCCAGTTTTCCGTAGATATGCCCCGGCATGTGCCACATGTGGGCGATGGTGGGGGCGGATGGACCACAGGCCGCCGCCGAGTCCACTCCCCGCGCGGCCTTCCCCTCATCCCACAGATGGATTCGGTAGTGGTGCGCCGGGTGCATCGGCTCCTTCGCCAGAACCTCCCGCAGCAGCGCGTCCACGGACTCCCGGCTCACCATGGCGACTCCGCCGTCCTTCGACTTCCAGATCGTCCAGGCCAGCAGCGCTTTTGCCTCCACATCCTCCGGATGTTCATGGACGATGCCCTCCAGATCCTTGATGAGGTCCATGTAGCGCAGCTTCTTTTCCTTCTTCAGGTCGCCGTAGAATTTCTGCCACGCGGCGATCCAGAGCTTTTCCCGCGCACTGGCGGAGTCCCTGCGCTTCGTCGCCTCCGCGATGAACTCCGCCGCCCGCTTCTCATTGTTCACGTTCGCCAGCGAACATCCCCAGTAGCCCATGGCCATCCCCGGATCCAGCTTCAGCGCCTGCCGGAACGAACGCTCCGCCTCGTAGAACCAGAAGCCGTGGAACTGGGCCACGCCCTGGTTGAAAAACTTCCGCGCCTCCCCGTTGCCGGTGGTCACCGGGAAGTTCACCTTTCCGCACCCATCCAGCAGCACCGCCGCCTGCCGTGGTCCCTCATTGAACGCCTCTCCATGATCGGAGTGCCCGGGCAGGGCATCCTCCGCATGGAGCAGCGGCAGACAACAGAGGAAGGGAAGCAATCGGCGCATCGGCATGGTGAGGATGGGTTCTGGCGCGGTCCTCCGGCATCCCGGAAGACCTCCAGCCCCATGTCTATTCCCACGCCGCCCCACCCCACAAGGGGTTTCCCATCACACGAAAGTGCGCCCCAGCAGCCTTCACTCGCCCAGCCAGATCCAGCGCACACCATCGATGGCGATCAGACCGTCCGTTCCTACGTTGGAGATTTCCACCTCCGCAGGCACTCCGGCCTTGAAAACGAACTCACCGATACCGGTCCATGGGAAAGGCGTCGTCTTCTCCCGTTGGTTCAGGGTGACGTCCGAGTTTCCCCCCGCATGGCTCACCTTGACCGGCGTGTTGGTGGCCTGGGTCTTCAAAGGGCGGAAACCCACACACACCCGGTAGCGGCCGGACTGTGGCAGGGTCGCCGTGAATTTCCCGGAAACCGGTGCTTTCACACCACGCAACGAGATATCCTGCTGCGATCCGGGACCGTAAAAGACATCCGGCGTGCGTTTTCCTCCCGGGAGAACGATCTCCGGGTAGGCACCCTTCCATTTCCCGGTCAGCTCGGCGTCGAACTCATCAATGATCACATCGGAGTGCTGCGCGGCACCGACGGGCACCTCCACGGTCACGAGGCGTCTGAGGCCCGCCTTGTCCTCAACCAAGAGGCTGACGAGATGGTTCTTCCCCGACTGGAACGTGTGCTTCGCACTCTCCGTGGTGGCGTCCACGGTTCCGTCACCCTCAAAGTCCCACCATACCTTGGTGATCGGTTCCTTCAGATCTCCGGACTTGATCGAAAAAGTGACGCTGTCACCTGGGCGGACCTTGGCAGGAGTCGCCACGATCTCCACCTGTGGCATGTAACCGGCGTCCAGCACCGCGCCCTCCTTCGTCAGAATGGAGCGGAGTTTTTCCACATCCACATCCTGCACGGTCGAGTTCCCGGTGATGGCGAGGTGCGCCG comes from the Luteolibacter sp. SL250 genome and includes:
- the mgtE gene encoding magnesium transporter, which translates into the protein MAEEDDQDPNDEIIRAIEARDGSALLAAAGDVHYADLAQIYEDLDDEDRDFLMKTIGPELATDLVAELPYPLIEEALDHFKPAQLRVLLGNLSDDDRVDVFQVVSEEAQVRFFSLLGPRDKELTKNLLKYEEDTAGGRMTTHCGRITADMSVKQAITVLRRDRESAETLSRIFVVDAQGRLVGKIRLRDLAFNTWDTPIHDIMQDADEYILATADQEEAARMLSKYDLVVLPVVDEFHHLLGVITYDDALEIVQEESTEDLEKIAGISGEQSEVSYLNTTVTTQYKRRVAWLVGLAFVSIASGYVMFRFNNVLGQAKLLSLFLPMVVAAGGNSGGQAATMVIRSMALGEISTGNALRVAWKETRTGFFLGLSLAVAIAAFITFILPHLQRGTGADFDFPHLAAAVSVALTVQVLSATVLGALLPICARAIKLDPAVVSAPSLASTVDVSGMLIYFTVAAAILGL
- a CDS encoding M60 family metallopeptidase, which gives rise to MKLPPAFRILLMSVFAVVSCPANEADRAILLDKVKEINTGGVPGGLCVFGPEAFVVVAGKEGKEGMLPVVAASRMDAGRVVAFGHDGFLSSVDQKDTGRLLVNSIRWAAGAKEKPRIGLFAIHNTPRMLAFFKAAGMEAVNLPAQPGPLDLRGVDVICLNGIGLEEGQVDSIETWARAGGGLVAGVTGWGWVQIRGGNDRGRLATDCAANHLLKKAGIVFSSSTPGRTAPEGYVTGSDLHAIHAGDALDALLHHAGGRIPLAQVHLTRCGVTLGDAIRSLPPDNTLLRPRLDALAGEAGPFIPLRSDAVLQRLILARDLEAARRAKPEEIKAHEASRVFPGVTPPEAPRIENHTATLDLSVPQWQGLGLYAPAGEVVRISIPPEFAGKGLAVRIGCHTDTIWHLDVWKRAPEISMRRILKEPVTAIASPFGGLIYIEIPQGGPEMKMEVTVSGAVESPRFVLGKSSTTDWERMKNLKAPWGELETTKVVLSLPKAILEKVGDPQALLEFWDRVLDAQADLSAIPHERRRPERIVSDLQISGGYMHSGYPIMTHLDGSAETAADLERLSTGSWGHFHELGHNHQQPDWTFDGTVEVTCNLYTLYVIETLCGNPPGRGHEQMQPLVVAAKLRQHLSQPDKFNRWKKDTFLALIMYDQLRAAFGWDTYKKVFAEYRTLAKDERPKNDDEKRDQWMVRFSKAAGKNLGPFFEAWGVPTSEAARQSIADLPGWMPGG
- a CDS encoding peroxiredoxin family protein, which encodes MRRLLPFLCCLPLLHAEDALPGHSDHGEAFNEGPRQAAVLLDGCGKVNFPVTTGNGEARKFFNQGVAQFHGFWFYEAERSFRQALKLDPGMAMGYWGCSLANVNNEKRAAEFIAEATKRRDSASAREKLWIAAWQKFYGDLKKEKKLRYMDLIKDLEGIVHEHPEDVEAKALLAWTIWKSKDGGVAMVSRESVDALLREVLAKEPMHPAHHYRIHLWDEGKAARGVDSAAACGPSAPTIAHMWHMPGHIYGKLGRHEDAAWHQEASSRVDHGHIARTGIRPDQIHNYAHNQEWLVRTFREQGRAGEAMALARNMVEVPRHPKSNTLENPKHVASHGRTRLIETLLKFEKWDEVISLEGSRWLDPADIDLHEIVRLRSTGVAAYFLADWTRLESCLAELGKLRNKIGDKEPGVDEQGKKLPDARQLVKQAKAELAALVAMNKDADGKEIAKLLDEAKDTPAERLVRYHLKRGDKEKAVEVAGKLPQDAMGLAVRVDVLAAAGKTGSAKKHFETLGKRGAAMDRDLAISARMDALAVELGFPKEWRLAPEVRKDVGKRPEMATMGPLLWEPTESRNFHLADVEGTMHGLSGLRGKPVVVVFYLGSDCVHCMEQLTDFAKRAEEFAKRGIELVAIGSEEPMGLRKTADKSKSGGLLLLADPDLKVFKDWGCYDDFEEKPLHGTFLIDGSGRMRWMEISYDPFQDAGFLLNEADRLLKF